A single region of the Novosphingobium sp. genome encodes:
- a CDS encoding alpha/beta hydrolase has translation MLTHATAPTLHIEANGVNFAYRRFGAPGTLPLVMLQHFTGGLDHWDPLITDGFAKDREVILVNYPGIGASSGETPKTIELMAQSIDDFIMALGLETFDLLGFSIGGMVAQAYAKEHSSKLRKLILVGTSPRGGEPTPFQEEVVKRARGNAGLEELAWLFFGHSEAGRAAAGRFWERRHSRTLEVDPPSRQESIVSQAIAGHDWLVPHGERFADLKKISVPTLVVNGTLDVMLPTINSFYLQQNIPDAQLIIYPDAGHAPHFQFPGLFLAHANLFLEG, from the coding sequence ATGCTCACTCATGCGACTGCGCCCACACTTCATATCGAAGCCAACGGCGTGAACTTTGCCTACCGACGCTTTGGTGCCCCGGGCACACTGCCGCTGGTCATGCTTCAGCATTTCACGGGCGGCCTCGATCACTGGGATCCCCTGATCACCGATGGCTTCGCGAAAGACCGCGAGGTCATCCTCGTGAATTACCCCGGCATCGGAGCATCGAGCGGCGAGACGCCCAAGACGATCGAACTGATGGCGCAGAGCATCGATGATTTCATCATGGCTCTCGGACTGGAGACCTTTGATCTCCTGGGCTTCTCGATCGGCGGGATGGTCGCGCAGGCCTATGCCAAGGAGCATTCGTCCAAGCTGCGGAAACTGATTCTCGTGGGGACCAGCCCGCGCGGTGGTGAGCCAACGCCCTTCCAGGAGGAGGTCGTCAAACGGGCGCGTGGGAACGCGGGCCTCGAGGAGCTCGCCTGGCTGTTCTTTGGCCACTCGGAAGCCGGCCGGGCTGCCGCTGGACGCTTTTGGGAGCGCCGCCACAGCCGAACCCTGGAGGTCGATCCCCCTTCACGGCAGGAATCCATCGTATCGCAGGCGATCGCCGGGCACGACTGGCTGGTGCCGCACGGTGAGCGCTTTGCGGATCTCAAGAAGATCTCGGTGCCCACCCTGGTGGTCAACGGCACTCTGGATGTCATGTTGCCGACCATCAACTCCTTCTACCTGCAGCAGAATATCCCGGATGCGCAGCTGATCATCTATCCCGACGCGGGCCATGCCCCGCATTTCCAGTTCCCTGGGCTGTTTCTGGCCCATGCCAACCTGTTCCTCGAAGGTTGA
- a CDS encoding response regulator translates to MESAPSDKPLVLIVDDDDDLREALSDLFTSVGLDSLAFPSTAALLAHGLPDRPSCMVLDLRMPGSSGLDLQARLVETGVKLPIIFLTGYADVPTSVRAMKAGAVDFLPKPFREQELLDAVMSALERDRERWAGHHAARQVHVLAKALTPRETDVLKGVKRGLLNKQIAYELGITEITVKMHRSSAGRKLKANSVADLVMKLDILGW, encoded by the coding sequence GTGGAAAGCGCGCCCTCTGACAAGCCGCTCGTTCTCATCGTCGATGATGATGATGACCTTCGTGAAGCGCTTAGCGACCTCTTCACCTCCGTTGGTCTGGATTCACTTGCGTTTCCATCGACAGCGGCGCTGCTGGCCCATGGGCTGCCCGACCGCCCGAGTTGCATGGTGCTCGATTTGCGCATGCCCGGATCCAGTGGGCTGGACCTCCAGGCTCGCCTCGTTGAAACGGGGGTGAAGCTGCCGATCATCTTTTTGACCGGTTACGCCGACGTCCCTACGTCAGTCCGAGCCATGAAGGCCGGGGCCGTGGATTTTCTGCCCAAGCCTTTCCGTGAACAGGAACTCCTTGATGCCGTGATGTCGGCCCTGGAGCGTGATCGCGAGCGCTGGGCGGGGCATCATGCGGCCCGACAGGTCCACGTTCTGGCCAAGGCGCTGACGCCCCGTGAGACCGACGTTTTGAAGGGCGTGAAGCGCGGCCTCCTCAACAAACAAATCGCCTATGAGCTCGGCATCACCGAAATCACGGTGAAGATGCACCGTTCGAGTGCGGGGCGCAAATTGAAGGCTAACTCGGTCGCTGATCTGGTTATGAAGCTCGACATCCTCGGATGGTAG
- a CDS encoding SDR family oxidoreductase, whose amino-acid sequence MTTSSKGTALITGASAGIGAVYADRLAKRGYDLILVARNAERLHDIATDLSEKTGRRVETLTADLITKEGRTSVEEILASREDITLLVNNAGFGGVAPLVSSDPDLMEDMIAVNVTALTRLTYAAVPAMLARGHGAIINISSIVAIGPEILNGVYGGSKAFVLAFTQSLLSEVADKGIRVQTVLPGGTATDFWSVAGYGEYAESPKAMPVDLLVDSAMAGFDLGETVTIPPLQDGALWDRFDSARREIAENVAHARPAARYGLTEA is encoded by the coding sequence ATGACGACCTCATCCAAGGGTACCGCGCTCATCACCGGTGCATCGGCGGGCATTGGTGCCGTCTATGCCGATCGCCTGGCGAAGCGAGGCTATGATCTCATCCTGGTCGCTCGCAACGCAGAGCGCCTCCACGACATCGCGACCGATCTCAGCGAGAAGACCGGGCGCCGCGTGGAAACGCTTACCGCCGATCTCATCACCAAAGAAGGCCGCACCTCCGTCGAGGAAATTCTGGCGAGCCGCGAGGATATCACGCTGCTGGTGAACAATGCCGGCTTCGGCGGCGTCGCCCCGCTCGTTTCGTCCGATCCCGATCTGATGGAGGACATGATCGCGGTCAATGTCACGGCTCTGACCCGTCTGACCTATGCTGCCGTGCCGGCGATGCTCGCCCGTGGCCATGGTGCCATCATCAACATCTCCTCGATCGTCGCGATCGGCCCCGAGATCCTCAACGGCGTCTACGGCGGCAGCAAGGCCTTCGTGCTGGCGTTCACCCAGTCGCTCCTGAGCGAGGTGGCGGACAAAGGCATTCGCGTCCAGACCGTTCTGCCGGGCGGTACGGCGACCGATTTCTGGTCCGTGGCGGGTTATGGCGAATATGCCGAAAGCCCCAAGGCGATGCCCGTCGATCTCCTGGTCGATTCCGCAATGGCGGGCTTCGATTTGGGCGAGACGGTCACCATCCCGCCGCTCCAGGATGGCGCTCTTTGGGATCGGTTCGATTCCGCACGGCGCGAGATTGCCGAAAACGTTGCCCATGCCCGACCGGCCGCGCGCTACGGCCTCACCGAGGCATAA